From Sodalis glossinidius str. 'morsitans', the proteins below share one genomic window:
- the accD gene encoding acetyl-CoA carboxylase, carboxyltransferase subunit beta: MSWIERILNKSTITSARRANIPEGVWTKCDSCGQVLYRAELERNLEVCPKCDHHMRMTARARLHAFLDKGSESELGSELEPKDILKFRDSKKYKDRLAAAQKATDEKDALVVMKGELYGMPVVVASFEFAFIGGSMSSVVGARFVRAVEQALADDCPLVCFSASGGARMQEALMSLMQMAKTSAALARLRERRLPYISVLTDPTMGGVSASLAMLGDLNVAEPKALIGFAGPRVIEQTVREKLPAGFQRSEFLLEKGAIDLIVRRPEMRLRLASLLAKLTNRPQPQDPLPHEPRPDAVPEDHQDEV, encoded by the coding sequence ATGAGCTGGATTGAACGAATTCTCAATAAGAGCACTATCACCTCGGCGCGCAGGGCGAACATTCCCGAAGGCGTATGGACCAAGTGTGATAGCTGTGGCCAGGTGCTGTATCGCGCGGAGCTGGAACGCAATCTGGAGGTCTGCCCGAAGTGCGATCACCACATGCGGATGACCGCGCGCGCGCGCCTGCACGCTTTCCTGGATAAAGGAAGCGAGTCTGAGCTCGGTAGCGAGCTGGAGCCGAAAGATATCCTGAAATTCAGGGACTCGAAAAAGTACAAGGATCGCCTGGCGGCGGCCCAGAAAGCCACTGACGAGAAAGATGCGCTGGTGGTGATGAAAGGCGAGTTGTACGGCATGCCGGTGGTGGTGGCGTCATTCGAGTTCGCCTTTATCGGCGGTTCGATGTCCTCGGTGGTCGGCGCGCGTTTCGTGCGCGCGGTCGAGCAGGCGCTTGCGGACGACTGTCCTCTGGTGTGCTTTTCCGCCAGCGGTGGCGCCCGCATGCAGGAAGCGCTGATGTCGTTGATGCAGATGGCCAAGACCAGCGCCGCGCTGGCGCGGCTGCGCGAACGGCGATTGCCCTATATTTCGGTTTTGACTGACCCCACCATGGGCGGCGTTTCGGCCAGTCTGGCGATGCTGGGCGATCTGAACGTTGCCGAGCCGAAAGCGCTGATTGGCTTCGCCGGTCCGCGGGTGATAGAACAGACGGTACGCGAAAAACTGCCGGCCGGTTTCCAGCGCAGTGAATTCCTGCTGGAAAAGGGCGCTATCGATCTCATCGTGCGCCGTCCAGAAATGCGTCTGCGTCTGGCCAGTCTGCTGGCAAAACTGACCAACCGGCCCCAGCCGCAGGACCCATTGCCGCACGAGCCGCGCCCTGATGCGGTCCCAGAGGATCATCAGGACGAGGTATAA
- a CDS encoding DedA family protein: MEYIKFIIDFILHIDVHLAELVAQYGVWVYAFLFLILFCETGLVVTPFLPGDSLLFVAGALAALPSNGLDIHVMVLLMVLAAIAGDAVNYTIGRLFGEKLFSNPDSKIFRRRYLDKTHEFYARHGGKTIILARFVPIVRTFAPFVAGMGNMRYRHFALYNVTGGLMWVLLFSYAGYFFGNMPMVQQNLKWLIVAIILLSVLPGVIEVWRQRRMAANGKSK, encoded by the coding sequence ATGGAATATATTAAATTTATTATCGATTTTATTTTGCACATTGATGTACATCTGGCAGAGCTGGTGGCGCAGTACGGTGTCTGGGTGTATGCGTTTTTGTTTCTGATTCTGTTTTGCGAAACCGGCCTGGTAGTAACGCCCTTCCTGCCGGGAGACTCACTGCTGTTTGTCGCCGGCGCGCTGGCGGCGCTGCCGAGTAACGGGCTCGATATTCATGTGATGGTGCTGTTGATGGTGCTGGCGGCAATCGCCGGTGATGCGGTGAATTATACGATTGGCCGTCTGTTCGGTGAAAAGCTGTTTAGCAATCCGGACTCCAAAATCTTTCGCCGCCGCTATCTGGACAAAACCCATGAGTTTTATGCCCGGCACGGGGGTAAAACCATCATTCTGGCGCGCTTTGTACCCATCGTGCGGACCTTCGCGCCGTTCGTGGCCGGCATGGGTAATATGCGTTACCGCCATTTTGCGCTCTACAATGTCACGGGTGGACTGATGTGGGTATTGTTATTCAGCTACGCTGGCTATTTCTTTGGCAATATGCCGATGGTGCAGCAAAATCTGAAGTGGCTTATCGTGGCGATTATCCTGCTGTCGGTGCTGCCGGGCGTCATTGAAGTGTGGCGTCAGCGCCGGATGGCTGCCAACGGTAAAAGTAAGTAA
- the truA gene encoding tRNA pseudouridine(38-40) synthase TruA yields the protein MKLALGIEYDGSAYYGWQRQQEVASVQACLERALSTVADETVTVYCAGRTDAGVHATGQVVHFDTRSRRPDTAWTLGVNANLPADIAVRWVAPVTDDFHARFSATARRYRYIIYNHPLRPALLGRGLTHYYHPLDAPSMARAGQCLLGENDFTSFRALQCQSRSPWRNVHHLYVTRQGRYVVVDIKANAFVHHMVRNIVGSLLEVGCGNRPESWIADLLACRDRTQAGATARAEGLYLVAVDYPSRFSLPASSSPGPLFLAD from the coding sequence ATGAAGCTGGCGCTCGGGATTGAATATGACGGCAGCGCCTATTACGGCTGGCAGCGTCAGCAGGAAGTGGCGAGCGTGCAAGCGTGCCTCGAACGCGCGCTGTCGACGGTCGCCGATGAAACTGTCACGGTTTATTGCGCCGGCCGTACCGACGCCGGCGTGCATGCCACCGGGCAGGTCGTTCATTTCGACACCCGATCGCGGCGACCGGATACCGCCTGGACGCTTGGCGTCAACGCCAATTTGCCGGCCGATATTGCCGTGCGCTGGGTAGCGCCGGTGACGGACGATTTTCATGCGCGTTTCAGCGCGACCGCCCGGCGCTACCGCTATATTATTTATAATCATCCCCTGCGCCCGGCACTGCTTGGCCGCGGGTTAACCCATTATTATCATCCGCTCGATGCGCCGTCGATGGCGCGCGCCGGCCAGTGTTTATTGGGCGAAAACGATTTCACGTCTTTTCGCGCTCTGCAGTGCCAGTCGCGCAGCCCCTGGCGCAACGTGCACCATCTGTACGTCACGCGACAGGGACGCTATGTCGTGGTTGATATCAAAGCCAATGCTTTTGTTCATCATATGGTTCGTAATATTGTAGGCAGTCTGCTAGAAGTGGGGTGCGGCAACCGGCCGGAAAGCTGGATCGCCGACCTGCTGGCGTGCCGCGACCGGACACAGGCCGGCGCTACCGCCCGCGCGGAGGGGCTTTACCTGGTGGCGGTGGATTATCCGTCGCGTTTTTCCCTGCCCGCGTCGTCGTCGCCGGGGCCGTTATTTCTTGCGGATTAA
- a CDS encoding aspartate-semialdehyde dehydrogenase, whose protein sequence is MSDGWSIVLLGATGAVGTALLEIMQERQFPFGELFLLSSERSAGETVRVNGQSLQVSEAAQFDWTQAQLAFFVAGAQASALYAAEAAAAGCLVVDVSGLFALEPDVPLVVPGVNDDVLADYRNRNMVAVADALTSQLLLVVKPLTDLAGLGHLHVSNLLSASAHGKAAVDDLAGQSARLLNGLPAEPGFFPRQLAFNLLPLLPADAGSVRSERRLVDEVRKILRDEGLPISVNSVQAPIFYGHAQLVHLETLWPMAAEEARVALAAGEGLTLSEELDYPTPVEDASGNVALNIGCLRNDYGMPDLLQFWSVADNVRFGGALMAVLTAEKLMTEASAW, encoded by the coding sequence ATGTCTGACGGCTGGAGTATCGTTCTTTTGGGAGCAACAGGCGCAGTCGGTACGGCGCTGCTGGAAATTATGCAGGAACGCCAATTCCCGTTCGGGGAGCTGTTTTTACTGTCCAGCGAGCGCAGCGCCGGCGAAACGGTGAGGGTTAACGGACAAAGTTTGCAGGTGAGCGAAGCGGCGCAATTCGATTGGACGCAGGCGCAACTGGCCTTCTTTGTCGCCGGCGCGCAGGCCTCGGCGCTGTATGCGGCTGAAGCCGCCGCCGCCGGCTGCCTGGTGGTCGATGTCAGCGGCCTGTTTGCCCTGGAGCCGGACGTGCCGCTAGTGGTGCCGGGCGTCAATGATGACGTACTGGCCGATTACCGTAACCGCAATATGGTCGCGGTAGCGGATGCGCTGACCAGTCAACTATTGTTGGTGGTAAAGCCGCTTACCGATCTGGCGGGCCTGGGACATCTGCACGTCAGCAATTTGCTGTCTGCCTCCGCCCACGGCAAAGCGGCGGTGGATGATTTGGCGGGTCAGAGCGCCCGCCTGTTGAATGGTTTGCCCGCCGAGCCGGGCTTTTTCCCGCGTCAGCTGGCGTTCAATCTGTTGCCGCTGCTGCCCGCTGATGCCGGCTCGGTGCGCAGCGAACGCCGTCTGGTGGACGAAGTGCGTAAAATCCTGCGTGATGAGGGGCTGCCTATCTCGGTCAACAGCGTGCAGGCGCCGATATTTTACGGTCATGCACAGCTGGTCCATCTGGAAACGCTGTGGCCGATGGCCGCGGAAGAAGCGCGCGTGGCGCTGGCGGCCGGTGAGGGGCTGACGCTGAGTGAAGAGCTGGACTATCCGACGCCGGTAGAGGACGCCTCGGGAAACGTCGCGCTGAATATCGGTTGTCTGCGCAACGATTACGGCATGCCCGATCTGCTTCAGTTCTGGTCGGTGGCGGATAATGTCCGCTTCGGCGGCGCCCTGATGGCGGTGTTGACCGCGGAGAAACTGATGACCGAGGCCAGCGCGTGGTGA
- the pdxB gene encoding 4-phosphoerythronate dehydrogenase PdxB, translating into MKILVDENMPYAEALFGRLGDVQTVAGRAIPAPALALADALMVRSVTRVDGALLDGSRVKFVGTATAGTDHVDEDWLAQAGIGFSVAPGCNAIAVVEYVFSALLWLAQRDGFALRDKTVGIVGVGNVGGRLQRRLNAFGVRTLLCDPPLAEAGAPGDWQPLETLVAEADVLTFHTPLTLAGRHATWHQVDEALLAALPAGRIIINACRGAVVDNAALLQALEGGKPLSVVLDVWEPEPALSLPLLARVDIGTAHIAGYTLEGKARGTTQVFDAYSAYVGSDERASLAALLPPPAVERIRLRGAIDEEALRLLSHLVYDVRRDDMQLRRVAGLPGEFDRLRKNYYQRREWSSLCVETDNSIGADALRQLGFQARPFAG; encoded by the coding sequence GTGAAAATCCTGGTGGATGAGAATATGCCTTATGCCGAGGCGCTGTTTGGGCGTCTTGGCGATGTGCAGACTGTGGCGGGCAGGGCGATTCCCGCGCCGGCGCTGGCGCTGGCCGACGCGCTGATGGTGCGTTCGGTGACCCGCGTCGACGGAGCTCTGCTCGACGGCAGCCGGGTGAAATTCGTCGGTACCGCTACCGCCGGCACCGATCATGTGGATGAAGACTGGTTGGCGCAGGCGGGGATCGGTTTTTCCGTGGCACCGGGCTGCAACGCGATTGCGGTAGTGGAGTATGTCTTTTCCGCGTTGCTGTGGCTGGCGCAGCGGGACGGTTTCGCGCTGCGCGACAAGACCGTCGGCATTGTTGGCGTCGGGAATGTCGGCGGCCGTCTGCAACGGCGGCTCAACGCCTTTGGCGTGCGTACCCTGCTGTGCGATCCGCCGCTGGCGGAGGCCGGCGCTCCCGGCGACTGGCAGCCGTTGGAAACGCTGGTGGCTGAAGCGGATGTGCTGACGTTCCATACGCCCCTTACGCTCGCCGGCCGGCATGCCACCTGGCATCAGGTGGACGAGGCGTTGTTGGCGGCGCTGCCCGCCGGCCGCATTATCATCAATGCCTGCCGCGGAGCGGTGGTGGATAACGCCGCGCTGCTGCAGGCGCTGGAGGGCGGCAAGCCGCTGAGCGTTGTGCTGGACGTCTGGGAGCCGGAGCCCGCGCTGTCGTTGCCGCTGCTGGCCCGCGTCGATATCGGCACCGCCCATATCGCCGGTTATACCCTGGAAGGCAAGGCGCGCGGCACCACGCAGGTTTTCGATGCCTACAGCGCTTATGTCGGCAGTGATGAGCGCGCGAGCCTGGCGGCGCTGTTGCCGCCGCCGGCGGTGGAGCGTATCCGTCTGCGGGGCGCGATTGATGAAGAGGCGCTGCGTCTGTTGTCGCATCTGGTCTATGATGTGCGGCGAGATGATATGCAGTTACGTCGCGTGGCCGGACTGCCGGGGGAATTCGATCGCTTGCGCAAAAATTACTATCAGCGCCGGGAGTGGTCGTCGCTGTGCGTGGAAACCGACAATAGCATTGGCGCGGATGCGCTGAGGCAGCTGGGGTTCCAAGCTCGGCCGTTCGCCGGCTGA
- the flk gene encoding flagella biosynthesis regulator Flk, with protein MQPVTGPGTPPRGQTPPPPGPDQPLTTAQRMTLERLITRIMALSPSKPAEIWAALFHHLQIAGGGELRVRHFLPTEQLLQGRLVTAQETLAGRQLLQQLTDLLPQGNNRQAVSDFIRSQFGHTVLSQLDAGQLRQVLHLLQNGQLDIPAPQQAAMTDRTLLPAEHQALSQLITRLAALTGETPTELWESLHRMMGLKSGDPIPARHFPLLSQFLQSHLTLSQQGHPTLATLTAVLKHPVHGEEQQAVEQYCRQHFAADSQTPDVRLLQPLTHTLIAIEHDPRPVRSARSPLVIGVFVAVVLVVIWLLAR; from the coding sequence ATGCAACCAGTTACCGGTCCCGGTACGCCGCCACGGGGTCAGACGCCACCGCCGCCCGGCCCGGATCAACCCCTGACCACCGCTCAGCGCATGACGCTTGAGCGGTTGATTACCCGTATTATGGCTCTAAGCCCCAGTAAACCGGCGGAAATCTGGGCCGCGCTGTTTCATCATCTACAAATCGCCGGCGGCGGTGAGTTACGGGTGCGCCACTTTCTTCCCACCGAACAGCTGCTGCAGGGACGGCTGGTGACGGCACAGGAAACATTGGCCGGCCGACAATTATTGCAGCAGTTAACCGATCTGCTGCCGCAGGGTAATAACCGCCAGGCGGTGAGTGATTTTATTCGCAGCCAGTTTGGTCACACCGTTCTTAGCCAATTGGACGCCGGCCAACTGCGTCAGGTACTGCATTTACTGCAAAATGGGCAGTTGGACATTCCGGCGCCGCAGCAGGCCGCCATGACCGATCGCACCCTGCTGCCGGCGGAACACCAGGCCCTCAGCCAGCTTATCACCCGACTGGCGGCGCTTACCGGCGAGACGCCCACCGAACTGTGGGAAAGTCTGCACCGTATGATGGGGCTGAAATCCGGCGATCCTATTCCCGCCCGCCATTTCCCGTTATTAAGTCAGTTCTTGCAAAGCCATTTGACTCTGTCGCAGCAAGGGCATCCCACGCTGGCCACGCTCACGGCGGTGCTCAAGCATCCTGTCCACGGCGAGGAGCAGCAGGCCGTGGAACAGTACTGCCGGCAACATTTCGCCGCCGACAGCCAGACGCCGGATGTCCGGCTGCTCCAGCCGTTAACCCACACGCTTATCGCCATCGAACACGATCCACGGCCGGTCCGCTCGGCGCGATCGCCGCTGGTGATAGGGGTCTTTGTCGCCGTGGTGCTGGTAGTTATATGGCTGCTGGCCCGCTGA
- the fabB gene encoding beta-ketoacyl-ACP synthase I: MKRAVITGLGILSSIGNDQKEVLASLQEGRSGITFSQELKDSGMRSHVWGNIKLDTTGLIDRKMARFMSDASVYAFLSMEQAIADAGLTPDMVSNDRSGLIVGSGGGSPRNQVAGSDGMRARGLRGVGPYMVTKAMASGVSACLATPFKIRGVNYSISSACSTSAHCIGNAVEMIQLGKQDVVFAGGGEELCWEMACEFDAMGALSTRYNETPTKASCTYDVNRDGFVIAGGGGIVVVEELEHALARGAHIYAEIIGYGATSDGADMVAPSGEGAIRCMQMALKDVDTPVDYLNVHGTSTPVGDVKELWAIRETFGSQHPAFSSTKAMTGHSLGAAGVHETIFTLLMLEHGFIAPSINIEQLDPQAEGMNVITEPTRRALTTVMSNSFGFGGTNATLVMRKYG; encoded by the coding sequence ATGAAACGTGCTGTGATTACCGGCCTGGGGATCTTATCAAGTATCGGTAACGACCAAAAAGAAGTCCTGGCCTCGTTGCAAGAAGGCCGCTCCGGGATTACCTTTTCCCAGGAATTGAAAGATTCCGGCATGCGCAGCCATGTCTGGGGCAATATTAAACTCGATACCACCGGGCTGATTGATCGCAAAATGGCGCGCTTTATGAGTGATGCCTCTGTCTACGCCTTTTTGTCCATGGAGCAGGCGATTGCCGACGCCGGGCTGACGCCGGACATGGTGTCCAACGACCGTAGCGGCCTTATCGTCGGCTCCGGCGGCGGCTCGCCGCGCAACCAGGTTGCCGGATCTGACGGCATGCGCGCCCGCGGCCTGCGCGGCGTGGGACCCTACATGGTTACCAAGGCGATGGCCTCCGGCGTGTCGGCGTGTCTGGCGACCCCTTTCAAAATCCGCGGCGTTAACTACTCCATCAGTTCCGCCTGTTCGACCTCCGCGCATTGTATCGGCAATGCGGTGGAAATGATCCAGCTCGGCAAACAGGATGTGGTGTTCGCCGGCGGCGGTGAAGAGCTGTGTTGGGAAATGGCCTGTGAATTCGATGCCATGGGCGCGCTATCTACCCGCTACAACGAAACGCCGACCAAAGCATCGTGCACCTATGACGTCAATCGCGACGGGTTCGTTATCGCCGGCGGCGGCGGTATCGTGGTGGTGGAAGAGCTGGAGCATGCTCTGGCCCGCGGCGCCCATATTTATGCTGAAATTATCGGTTATGGCGCGACTTCCGACGGCGCGGACATGGTCGCCCCGTCCGGCGAAGGCGCCATCCGTTGCATGCAGATGGCGTTGAAAGATGTCGATACCCCGGTAGATTACCTGAACGTCCACGGGACCTCTACGCCGGTTGGCGACGTCAAAGAGTTGTGGGCTATCCGGGAAACCTTCGGCAGCCAGCATCCGGCGTTCTCCTCCACTAAGGCGATGACCGGTCATTCGCTGGGTGCCGCCGGGGTGCATGAAACCATCTTCACGCTGCTGATGCTGGAGCACGGGTTTATTGCTCCGAGCATCAATATCGAACAGCTTGATCCGCAGGCGGAAGGCATGAACGTCATTACCGAGCCGACCCGACGTGCATTGACCACCGTCATGAGTAACAGCTTTGGTTTCGGCGGCACGAACGCAACGCTCGTGATGCGTAAATACGGCTAA
- a CDS encoding YfcL family protein, whose amino-acid sequence MIADFEARILAQIDEMVEHASDDELFAGGYLRGHLTLAVAETEQNGEHTLEALHSRVQESLDRAISKGELSPPDQILVKTMWQTLYQRAAD is encoded by the coding sequence ATGATCGCGGATTTTGAAGCGCGCATTCTGGCGCAGATCGACGAGATGGTCGAGCATGCCAGTGACGATGAACTGTTCGCCGGCGGCTATCTGCGTGGTCATTTGACGCTGGCGGTAGCGGAAACCGAACAGAACGGCGAACATACCCTGGAGGCACTGCATAGCCGGGTTCAGGAAAGCCTGGATCGCGCTATCAGTAAAGGAGAACTGTCGCCGCCGGATCAGATTTTAGTGAAAACAATGTGGCAAACGCTTTATCAGCGCGCCGCGGACTAA
- a CDS encoding elongation factor P hydroxylase, whose amino-acid sequence MSVHSHHYQQLIDAFDGCFAVTQNTRLVKGDEEPIYLPADDAAPYHRIIFAHGYYASALHEIAHWCIAGARRRLLVDFGYWYCPDGRDVDTQARFERAEIKPQALEWMFCVAAGFPFHVSCDNLSGYCEPDRILFQRQVHAQVVLNLENGVGPRPAAFIQALHRYYHTPPLVQDQFPYPSDLNE is encoded by the coding sequence ATGTCCGTCCATTCCCATCATTATCAGCAGTTAATTGACGCCTTCGACGGTTGTTTCGCCGTTACGCAGAATACGCGGTTGGTGAAAGGCGACGAAGAGCCCATTTATTTGCCCGCCGACGACGCAGCGCCCTATCATCGCATTATCTTTGCCCACGGCTATTACGCCAGCGCGCTGCATGAAATAGCCCACTGGTGTATCGCGGGCGCCCGCCGGCGGTTATTGGTCGATTTCGGCTACTGGTATTGCCCTGACGGGCGCGATGTCGACACGCAGGCGCGGTTTGAGCGCGCCGAAATCAAGCCGCAGGCGCTGGAGTGGATGTTTTGCGTCGCCGCCGGCTTCCCCTTTCATGTCAGCTGCGATAATCTCAGTGGATATTGTGAGCCTGATCGCATTTTATTCCAGCGTCAGGTGCACGCACAGGTCGTGTTGAATCTCGAAAACGGGGTAGGGCCACGTCCGGCGGCATTTATACAAGCGTTGCATCGCTATTACCATACGCCGCCGCTGGTGCAGGATCAGTTCCCCTATCCATCAGACCTTAACGAATAG
- the aroC gene encoding chorismate synthase, with amino-acid sequence MAGNSIGQFFRVTTFGESHGSALGGIVDGVPPGIPLCEEDLQHDLDRRRPGTSRYTTQRREPDRVKILSGVFEGVTTGTSIGLLIDNTDQRSQDYSAIKDFYRPGHADYTYAQKYGRRDYRGGGRSSARETAMRVAAGAIAKKYLAQQCGVRVRGYLAQMGDIHCELKDWTQVEKNSFFCPDVDCLEALDALIHDLKKAGDSIGAGVTVVAENLPAGLGEPVFDRLDADLAHALMSINAVKGVEIGDGFAVIGKRGSENRDEITLEGFQSNHAGGILGGISSGQPVIAHLALKPTSSIMVPGRTVNRSGDAVEMVTRGRHDPCVGIRAVPIAEAMMAIVLMDHFLRQRAQCADVVAAAPIR; translated from the coding sequence ATGGCAGGGAACAGTATTGGACAATTTTTCCGCGTGACGACCTTCGGTGAATCCCACGGCTCGGCGCTGGGTGGGATCGTCGATGGCGTGCCGCCGGGTATCCCCCTTTGCGAGGAAGATTTGCAGCACGATCTTGACCGCCGGCGGCCAGGGACATCGCGTTATACGACGCAGCGGCGCGAGCCGGATCGTGTAAAAATCCTCTCCGGTGTGTTTGAGGGCGTCACGACCGGCACCAGTATCGGGCTGCTTATCGACAATACCGATCAACGCTCGCAGGATTACAGCGCCATCAAGGATTTCTACCGTCCCGGTCACGCCGATTACACCTATGCTCAGAAGTATGGCCGACGCGACTACCGCGGCGGCGGCCGATCTTCGGCGCGTGAAACGGCGATGCGCGTCGCCGCCGGCGCTATCGCCAAGAAATACCTGGCCCAGCAGTGCGGGGTGCGGGTCCGCGGTTATTTGGCGCAAATGGGCGATATCCACTGCGAGCTGAAAGACTGGACGCAAGTGGAAAAAAACTCGTTCTTCTGCCCCGATGTCGACTGTCTGGAGGCGTTGGATGCACTAATACACGATCTGAAAAAGGCGGGGGATTCCATCGGCGCCGGAGTGACGGTCGTGGCGGAAAATCTGCCCGCCGGACTCGGCGAGCCGGTATTTGATCGCCTCGATGCCGATCTGGCCCATGCGCTGATGAGCATCAACGCGGTGAAAGGAGTGGAAATCGGCGATGGCTTCGCGGTTATCGGCAAGCGCGGCAGCGAAAACCGAGACGAAATTACCCTCGAGGGCTTTCAAAGCAATCACGCCGGCGGCATTCTCGGCGGAATCAGCAGCGGCCAGCCGGTTATCGCGCATCTTGCCCTGAAGCCCACCTCCAGCATCATGGTGCCCGGCCGGACGGTAAACCGCAGCGGCGACGCGGTAGAGATGGTCACCCGCGGCCGGCACGATCCCTGCGTTGGGATCCGGGCGGTACCGATCGCCGAAGCTATGATGGCTATCGTGCTGATGGATCATTTCTTGCGCCAGCGTGCGCAGTGCGCGGACGTCGTTGCAGCGGCGCCGATAAGGTGA
- the prmB gene encoding 50S ribosomal protein L3 N(5)-glutamine methyltransferase yields MDRIFVDEAVAEMHTIQDMLRWTVSRFNAAQIYYGHGTDNPWDEALQLVLPSLFLPLDLPPEMHGARLTSSERACVVERVIRRVNERIPVSYLTNKAWFCGLEFYVDDRVLIPRSPIGELITERFRDLLPYPPAHLLDMCTGSGCIAVACAYTYPEAEVDAVDIAPGVLAVAEHNIQAHGVEQRVTPILSDLFRDLPPLAYDAIITNPPYVDEEDMNDLPAEFHAEPVLGLAAGSDGLKLVRRILAYAPDYLSEDGVLICEVGNSMVHLVAQYPQVPFRWLEFAQGGDGVFMLTRQQLVACGDLFKLYRD; encoded by the coding sequence TTGGACAGAATTTTTGTGGATGAAGCGGTAGCGGAAATGCATACCATTCAGGATATGCTGCGCTGGACGGTCAGCCGTTTCAACGCCGCGCAGATCTATTACGGCCACGGTACCGATAATCCCTGGGACGAAGCGCTGCAGCTGGTGTTGCCCAGCCTGTTTCTGCCGCTGGATCTGCCGCCGGAGATGCATGGCGCGCGCCTGACCTCCAGTGAGCGCGCGTGCGTGGTCGAGCGCGTTATTCGCCGGGTGAACGAACGCATCCCCGTGTCCTATTTGACCAACAAGGCTTGGTTTTGCGGTCTTGAGTTTTATGTCGACGATCGGGTGCTTATCCCGCGTTCCCCGATTGGCGAGCTGATTACCGAACGTTTTCGCGATCTGCTGCCGTATCCGCCGGCGCATCTGCTTGATATGTGTACCGGCAGCGGCTGTATTGCCGTGGCCTGCGCCTATACCTATCCGGAGGCGGAGGTGGACGCGGTGGATATCGCTCCCGGCGTATTGGCGGTGGCGGAGCACAATATACAAGCGCATGGCGTTGAGCAGCGGGTGACGCCGATTCTCTCCGATCTGTTTCGCGACTTGCCGCCGTTGGCCTATGACGCGATTATTACCAATCCTCCCTATGTGGATGAAGAGGATATGAACGATTTGCCGGCGGAGTTTCATGCCGAACCGGTGCTCGGTCTGGCCGCCGGCAGCGACGGTCTCAAGCTGGTACGACGTATTCTTGCCTACGCCCCAGACTACCTTAGCGAAGATGGCGTGCTGATTTGCGAAGTGGGCAACAGTATGGTGCATTTGGTAGCACAATATCCGCAGGTGCCGTTCCGCTGGCTGGAATTTGCCCAGGGCGGCGACGGTGTTTTCATGCTGACGCGTCAGCAATTGGTTGCCTGCGGTGATCTTTTCAAGCTCTATCGTGATTGA
- the sixA gene encoding phosphohistidine phosphatase SixA → MQVLIMRHGDAVSEAASDAERPLTDRGRDESGLMARWLSGQVADIDRVLVSPYLRARQTLDTLQAYLVLPDGHEVLPELTPGGDAGLVSCYLQALANEGLNRVLVISHLPLVGYLVADLCPEEQPPMFATSAVAGVDLDAVSGKLRWQVGPNQLLSKV, encoded by the coding sequence ATGCAAGTTCTAATTATGCGGCACGGCGATGCTGTTTCCGAGGCCGCGAGCGATGCGGAAAGACCCCTGACCGATCGGGGCCGTGATGAATCCGGCCTGATGGCGCGCTGGCTTAGCGGCCAGGTGGCGGACATCGATCGGGTGTTGGTCAGTCCCTATCTGCGTGCCCGGCAGACGCTTGATACCCTGCAGGCGTATCTGGTGTTGCCGGACGGCCATGAAGTCCTGCCGGAGCTGACGCCGGGCGGGGACGCCGGGCTGGTAAGCTGCTACCTGCAGGCGCTGGCGAATGAGGGCTTAAACCGGGTACTGGTCATCTCCCATCTGCCGTTGGTGGGTTATCTGGTGGCGGATTTATGCCCGGAAGAGCAGCCGCCGATGTTCGCCACTTCCGCCGTGGCTGGTGTTGATCTGGACGCTGTCAGCGGCAAGTTACGCTGGCAGGTCGGACCGAACCAACTGCTGTCGAAAGTCTGA
- a CDS encoding YfcZ/YiiS family protein, producing the protein MVNSLNKCSTNETAACCCVDVGTIIDNEDCKASFSRAFAERQQAESMLARLTEKARAVESDPCQIDARIDPQDNGFVLDADFTFCCQAETLIFQLGLR; encoded by the coding sequence ATGGTTAATTCACTGAACAAATGCAGCACGAATGAAACGGCAGCTTGCTGCTGCGTTGATGTCGGCACCATCATCGATAATGAAGATTGCAAGGCGAGCTTCAGCCGCGCCTTCGCGGAGCGCCAACAGGCAGAATCGATGCTGGCCCGGCTTACGGAAAAAGCCCGCGCGGTGGAATCCGATCCTTGCCAAATCGATGCCAGGATTGACCCTCAGGATAACGGTTTCGTGCTGGACGCGGACTTCACCTTTTGCTGCCAGGCGGAAACTCTTATTTTCCAACTGGGTCTGCGTTAA